A portion of the Candidatus Effluviviaceae Genus V sp. genome contains these proteins:
- a CDS encoding DUF255 domain-containing protein encodes MPKRTNRLAGEQSPYLLQHATNPVDWYPWGEAAFERARSESKPLFISIGYAACHWCHVMERESFEDPETAALLNGAFVCVKVDREERPDVDRVYMDVAMMMTGRGGWPLTVIASPDGTPFFAATYIPRESRFGSPGLKELVPKIVELYRDSPREIDRITGQVRDALRSPTAPPPGEPDEGLLALARDELRSQFDERNAGFGEAPKFPSPHQLMFLLRWWKRTGDRASLNMTVRTLDAMGRGGIHDHLEGGFHRYSTDDRWHLPHFEKMLYDQALIALASAETFQATGEERFAALARTTLRYVVTRLGAPDGGFFCSEDADSEGGEGRFYLWSLDEVRDVLGEEADILVRAHGLTDEGNAVDEATGKPTGANVLGAGESLDSLARSLDLTTDEAATRLEHARVRLLEVREQRARPPLDDKVLTDWNGLIIASLAFTARATGEPDFAEEAERAASFILSTMRSGDRLLHRYRNGDAGVRGNLDDYAFLVWGLMELHAATQRPALLDVALELTASMLEHFSDPSGGFHFTPDDGEKLVARPKEIYDGALPSGNSVAVMNLARLARLTGRPELEEVAIRAARSATGAVRLHPSGYGYLLCGIDHLIGPTAEVVIAGRRDGEDTRAFTEALNGSFLPRTCVLVKEGDDVLRIAPWARELRTDDGRATAAVCRAGACGLPVTEPGVMMNALTNVGDSTEG; translated from the coding sequence ATGCCGAAGAGGACCAACCGGCTGGCGGGCGAACAGAGTCCCTACCTGCTGCAGCATGCGACGAACCCGGTCGACTGGTATCCATGGGGCGAGGCGGCGTTCGAACGCGCCCGGAGCGAGAGCAAGCCGCTCTTTATCTCGATAGGCTACGCGGCCTGCCACTGGTGCCACGTCATGGAGCGGGAGTCGTTCGAGGATCCGGAGACGGCCGCGCTCCTGAACGGGGCTTTCGTCTGCGTCAAGGTCGATCGCGAGGAGCGCCCAGACGTCGACCGCGTCTACATGGACGTCGCAATGATGATGACCGGCCGCGGCGGCTGGCCGCTCACGGTCATCGCCTCACCGGACGGAACGCCCTTCTTCGCCGCCACCTACATTCCCAGGGAGAGCCGCTTCGGCAGTCCCGGGCTCAAGGAACTCGTCCCCAAGATCGTCGAGCTCTACAGGGATTCACCCCGGGAGATCGACCGCATCACCGGGCAGGTCCGCGACGCGCTGCGGAGTCCGACGGCGCCTCCACCGGGCGAGCCCGACGAGGGTCTGCTGGCGCTGGCGCGCGACGAGCTGAGGTCGCAGTTCGACGAGCGCAACGCAGGGTTCGGGGAGGCGCCGAAGTTCCCATCACCCCACCAGCTGATGTTCCTTCTGAGGTGGTGGAAGAGGACGGGCGACCGCGCGTCGCTCAACATGACAGTGCGCACGCTCGACGCGATGGGGCGCGGCGGCATCCACGACCATCTGGAGGGCGGCTTCCACCGGTACTCGACCGACGACCGGTGGCACCTCCCACACTTCGAGAAGATGCTGTACGACCAGGCGCTCATCGCGCTCGCCTCGGCCGAGACGTTCCAGGCGACCGGAGAGGAGCGCTTCGCGGCGCTCGCGCGCACGACGCTTCGCTACGTCGTCACGAGACTCGGCGCTCCCGACGGCGGGTTCTTCTGTTCGGAGGACGCCGACAGCGAGGGCGGCGAGGGCCGCTTCTACCTCTGGTCGCTCGATGAGGTCCGTGACGTCCTCGGTGAGGAGGCCGACATCCTCGTCAGAGCGCACGGGCTCACGGACGAGGGGAACGCGGTCGACGAGGCGACGGGAAAGCCGACCGGCGCGAACGTGCTGGGTGCGGGCGAGTCGCTCGACTCGCTGGCCCGCTCGCTCGACCTCACCACGGACGAGGCCGCGACACGACTCGAGCACGCCCGCGTGCGTCTGCTCGAGGTCCGCGAGCAGCGTGCGCGCCCGCCGCTCGACGACAAGGTCCTGACAGACTGGAACGGACTCATCATCGCCTCGCTCGCGTTCACGGCGCGCGCAACCGGGGAGCCGGACTTCGCCGAGGAGGCCGAGCGCGCCGCATCGTTCATCCTCTCAACGATGCGCTCCGGAGACCGCCTTCTCCACCGATACCGCAACGGCGACGCCGGTGTGCGCGGCAACCTCGACGACTACGCGTTCCTCGTGTGGGGCCTGATGGAGCTCCACGCGGCGACGCAGAGGCCGGCGCTCCTGGACGTCGCGCTCGAGCTCACGGCCTCGATGCTCGAGCACTTCAGCGATCCGTCGGGCGGGTTTCACTTCACGCCCGACGATGGCGAGAAGCTGGTCGCCCGACCGAAGGAGATCTACGACGGGGCGCTCCCATCCGGGAACTCCGTCGCCGTCATGAACCTCGCGCGCCTGGCGCGGTTGACGGGCCGTCCCGAGCTCGAGGAGGTCGCGATCCGGGCCGCACGCTCGGCCACGGGCGCCGTGCGCCTGCACCCGTCGGGTTACGGCTATCTCCTCTGCGGCATCGACCACCTCATCGGGCCGACGGCGGAGGTCGTCATCGCGGGGCGGCGGGACGGCGAAGACACCCGCGCGTTCACCGAGGCACTGAACGGCTCATTCCTGCCGAGGACGTGCGTTCTGGTAAAGGAAGGCGACGACGTTCTCCGGATCGCTCCCTGGGCGCGCGAGCTCCGAACGGACGACGGCCGCGCGACGGCGGCGGTCTGCCGGGCTGGGGCGTGCGGCCTCCCCGTCACTGAGCCCGGAGTGATGATGAACGCACTGA